In one Fibrobacter sp. genomic region, the following are encoded:
- the rfbC gene encoding dTDP-4-dehydrorhamnose 3,5-epimerase translates to MEFIQTAFEGLFLIKPAVFRDHRGFFLESWSKESFLSAGIDADFVQDNHSMSLKKGVLRGLHFQDPPFAQAKLVRVIRGAVYDVAVDIRRESPTFGKWLAYELSAENFLMMYIPRGFAHGFCTLTPDTEFLYKVDNPYSPKHDRGVRWDDRDLGITWPVQDPVISDKDARLPYFREITSPF, encoded by the coding sequence ATGGAGTTCATACAAACCGCTTTTGAAGGGCTTTTTCTGATCAAGCCCGCAGTTTTCAGAGATCACAGAGGCTTTTTTCTTGAATCCTGGTCAAAGGAAAGTTTTCTTTCAGCCGGAATCGATGCTGACTTTGTTCAGGATAATCATTCAATGTCGTTGAAAAAAGGAGTTCTCAGAGGACTTCATTTCCAGGATCCGCCTTTTGCTCAGGCAAAGCTCGTTCGAGTAATAAGGGGCGCTGTCTATGATGTAGCAGTAGACATCAGAAGGGAATCACCGACTTTTGGTAAATGGCTGGCTTATGAACTGAGTGCGGAGAATTTTCTCATGATGTACATTCCCAGAGGTTTCGCTCATGGCTTCTGCACACTGACTCCTGATACCGAGTTTCTGTATAAAGTTGATAATCCTTATTCACCGAAGCATGACAGGGGTGTACGGTGGGATGACCGTGACCTTGGAATCACCTGGCCTGTGCAGGACCCTGTAATTTCAGATAAAGACGCCAGACTTCCTTACTTTAGGGAAATAACCTCACCGTTTTAA
- the rfbA gene encoding glucose-1-phosphate thymidylyltransferase RfbA, with protein sequence MVKGIILAGGSGTRLYPVTIAVSKQLMPVYDKPMVYYPLSILMLAGIREILVITTPEDAGSFKKLLGDGSQWGISLQYAQQQKPDGLAQALIIGREFIGNDRVALILGDNIFWGHGLVSNLKLGVNQPCGATIFAYQVNDPHRYGVVELDKDGRVCSLVEKPSAPRSNLAVTGLYFYDSRAPEIAASLKFSPRGELEITDLNKAYLELGELEAVLLGRGIAWLDTGTHESMLQASEFVEMIQSRQGLKVSSPEEIAFRQGYITADQLFELARPMEKNSYGKYLMDLVIRSGVTANPGTK encoded by the coding sequence CCATAGCTGTGAGTAAGCAGTTGATGCCTGTTTATGATAAGCCGATGGTTTATTACCCACTCTCGATTCTGATGCTTGCCGGAATAAGGGAAATCCTTGTTATTACAACTCCTGAAGACGCCGGGAGTTTCAAGAAGCTTCTGGGGGATGGTTCGCAGTGGGGTATTTCGCTCCAGTACGCCCAACAGCAAAAGCCCGATGGGCTTGCACAAGCTCTGATCATTGGGCGGGAGTTTATCGGCAATGACAGGGTCGCTCTCATTCTGGGTGATAATATATTCTGGGGCCATGGACTTGTCTCCAACCTCAAGCTGGGTGTAAATCAGCCATGCGGAGCTACTATTTTTGCCTATCAGGTAAACGACCCCCACAGGTACGGGGTAGTCGAACTGGACAAGGACGGCAGAGTCTGCAGCCTCGTAGAGAAACCCTCAGCTCCCAGGTCTAATCTGGCTGTGACGGGTCTCTATTTTTACGACTCCCGGGCTCCTGAAATCGCCGCATCTCTTAAATTCTCACCACGGGGTGAACTGGAAATAACAGATCTGAACAAGGCTTATCTGGAGCTTGGGGAGCTTGAAGCAGTGCTGCTGGGGCGGGGAATAGCCTGGCTTGATACCGGTACACATGAATCTATGCTTCAGGCATCGGAGTTTGTGGAGATGATCCAATCGAGGCAGGGACTGAAGGTTTCAAGCCCAGAGGAGATAGCATTTCGACAGGGGTATATCACGGCTGACCAGCTCTTTGAACTGGCTCGCCCGATGGAAAAAAACAGTTACGGAAAGTATCTTATGGACCTGGTGATCCGTTCCGGAGTAACGGCAAATCCGGGCACCAAGTAA